CGGCGGCATGGGGGTTGGACGGGGTGGGGTGGGTTCGGGTTCCCGGGGAGGGGGCGTTTTCGGAAGTTGGTGCGGGTGGGGTGGGTGTTGCGCCTTGGGGCTCGGGGGGTGCGGTTCGTCGGCGGGTGCGGCTGAGTGGGGGCTGGTCGCGCAGTTCCCCGCGCCCCTGAAAAGCAGGGGCTGCGCCCCGTGCTTTTCGGGCCCGCAGGGCCGTGGTCGTTCAGGCCCGCAGGGCCTGGGCTTTCAGGGGCGCGGGGAACTGCGCGAGAAGCCCCACCGGGCCCGCGGCCGCCGACGCACCAGCACCCCCCGAGCTCCCAGGCGCCCCCACCCCACCCCGGTCCACTCCCCGGACACATCCACACCCACCCCACCCCACGGTTCACCATGACCCGCATGCCCCCCGTCGACATCCCCGGTTCCAAGTCCCTCACCGCCCGCGCCCTCTTCCTCGCGGCGGCCGCCGACGGCGTCACCACCCTCGTACGCCCCCTCAGGTCCGACGACACGGAGGGCTTCGCGGAGGGCCTGGTCCGCCTCGGTTACCGCGTCGGCCGCACCCCGGACGCCTGGCAGGTCGACGGCCGCCCGCAGGGCCCCCCGCTCCCGGAGGCGGACGTGTACTGCAGGGACGGCGCCACCACCGCCCGCTTCCTGCCGACCCTCGCCGCCGCCGGCCACGGCACCTACCGTTTCGACGCCTCCGCCCAGATGCGCCGCCGCCCCCTGCTGCCGCTCACCCGCGCCCTGCACGACCTCGGCGTGGACCTGCGGCACGAGGAGGCGGAGGGCCACCACCCGCTCACGGTCACCGCGAACGGCGTCGACGGCGGCGAGGTGGTGCTGGACGCCGGCCAGTCCTCCCAGTACCTGACCGCGTTGCTCCTGCTCGGCCCGCTCACCCGCACCGGCCTCCGCGTCACCGTCACCGACCTGGTCTCCGTGCCGTACGTGGAGATCACGATCGCGATGATGCGGGCGTTCGGCGTGGAGGTCGGCCGGGAGGGGGACACGTACGTCGTCCCGCCGGGCGGGTACCGGGCGACCACCTACCCGATCGAACCCGACGCCTCCACCGCCAGTTACTTCTTCGCGGCCGCCGCCCTCACCGGCGGCGAGGTGACCGTGCCGGGTCTCGGTGCGGGCGCGCTCCAGGGCGACCTGGGCTTCGTCGAGGTGCTGCGGCGGATGGGCGCGCGGGTGGAGGTGGGCGACGACCGTACGACGGTGACCGGCACCGGCCGACTCGACGGTGTCACCGTCAATATGCGGGACATCTCCGACACCATGCCGACCCTCGCCGCGATCGCCCCCTTCGCCTCGGGGCCGGTGCGGATCGAGGACGTGGCCAACACCCGGGTGAAGGAGTGCGACCGCCTGGAGGCCTGCGCGGAGAACCTCCGCCGCCTGGGCGTGGACGTGACGACCGGCGCCGACTGGATCGAGATCCGCCCCGGCACCCCCCGGGGCACGGAGATCAGGACCCACGGGGACCACCGCGTCGTCATGTCCTTCGCCGTGACCGGGCTGCGCACCCCCGGCATCACCTTCGACGACCCGGGGTGCGTACGCAAGACGTTCCCGGCCTTCCATGAGGCGTTCGAGGCGCTCCCGCTACCCTCCGGAGCATGACCGCCTCGGAGCCCACCATCGTCGCGACCTCGGGCGGCCACCGCATCGGTGACCGCACCCGGGTGACCTTCCATTCGCTCGTGCACCACGCCGTGGAGCTGTCGGGGGTGAACGGGCGGCGGCCGAAGGTCATGTACGTCGGTACGGCGATCGGCGACTCCGAGCACATGACCGCGCGCATGAGCGAGGCCGCGCGGGTCGCGGGCTTCGATCTGACCCCGCTCGCGCTCTTCCCGATGCCCAACATCGAGGACATCGAGTCGGCCGTCCTCGCACAGGACGTCGTCTGGGTCATGGGCGGCTCGGTCGCCAACCTGCTGGCCGTCTGGCGCCTCCACGGCCTCGACCGGATACTCCGCCGCGCCTGGCGGTCCGGCGTCGTCCTGAGCGGTGTCAGCGCGGGCTCCATCTGCTGGTTCCGGGGCGGGACCACGGACTCCTTCGGTCCCCGACTCCGCCCGGTGACGGACGCGTTGGCGTACCTCCCGTACGGCAACGGCGTCCACTACGACAGCGACGCGGGCCGCCGCCCCCTCGTCCACAGCCTCGTCGCCGACGGCACGCTCCCGGAGACCCACTGCACGGACGACGGCGTCGGGCTCGTCTACCGGGGCACGCGCCTGGTGGAGGCGGTCGCCGAACTCCCGGACAAGGGGGCGTACATAGTCCGGCGCGAGGGCGACGCGGCCGTGGAGGAACGAGTGACCCCCCGCCTCCTGCCCGAGCCGCGTCACTAGCAGCACTACGCGTCACCGGCTGCACTTCGCGTCACTGG
The DNA window shown above is from Streptomyces akebiae and carries:
- the aroA gene encoding 3-phosphoshikimate 1-carboxyvinyltransferase, with translation MPPVDIPGSKSLTARALFLAAAADGVTTLVRPLRSDDTEGFAEGLVRLGYRVGRTPDAWQVDGRPQGPPLPEADVYCRDGATTARFLPTLAAAGHGTYRFDASAQMRRRPLLPLTRALHDLGVDLRHEEAEGHHPLTVTANGVDGGEVVLDAGQSSQYLTALLLLGPLTRTGLRVTVTDLVSVPYVEITIAMMRAFGVEVGREGDTYVVPPGGYRATTYPIEPDASTASYFFAAAALTGGEVTVPGLGAGALQGDLGFVEVLRRMGARVEVGDDRTTVTGTGRLDGVTVNMRDISDTMPTLAAIAPFASGPVRIEDVANTRVKECDRLEACAENLRRLGVDVTTGADWIEIRPGTPRGTEIRTHGDHRVVMSFAVTGLRTPGITFDDPGCVRKTFPAFHEAFEALPLPSGA
- a CDS encoding Type 1 glutamine amidotransferase-like domain-containing protein, which produces MTASEPTIVATSGGHRIGDRTRVTFHSLVHHAVELSGVNGRRPKVMYVGTAIGDSEHMTARMSEAARVAGFDLTPLALFPMPNIEDIESAVLAQDVVWVMGGSVANLLAVWRLHGLDRILRRAWRSGVVLSGVSAGSICWFRGGTTDSFGPRLRPVTDALAYLPYGNGVHYDSDAGRRPLVHSLVADGTLPETHCTDDGVGLVYRGTRLVEAVAELPDKGAYIVRREGDAAVEERVTPRLLPEPRH